The window CATacactgcttcgacaccaagcagatacaccaatatacaatgaAACCCCTCTCTCTATTATGTGAGGTCTTACTTTCTCATAAGGTACGTCCCTCCTTATATAGCAGACCAGAATTTGTTCTCCACGTCTTTAACTTAATCTCCAAGTCTTccacttgctctccaagtctttccAATACACATAAGGTAACTTTTCATTATCTTTATTGGAAAACTTCACCTTCAAGCAAACTCCTTTTGCTTTATGGAAAATGTCCATATGTCTTCAATCACATatcatctttctttttctaaCTCAGGAAGCCCACGATCATCAATAAATCCGAATTCCcattcagctccatcttcatGCCACACGCTTGTAGtacctcctgtagtacttcacgaactAATACAGAACATCTGAGGAATCTGCATCTTCAGCATctagagaaaaatatagaaatgagTTCAACTCTTATGATGGTCTGGTCGTCTCTATATCAGTTAGCAACTTCAATCTCTCTCGTTTGGTAGGGTTGCCTTATGCCTTAATGATTACGACGTACGCCTCGTTGcaacttttattatttaattttgccACCTTTATCTGTCGACCATTTTTTTCAACCATCGATTAATACAGTTGTCGGtatatatattctgaaaatGATAGAATTATAAATGTCTGAAACCCTCAGacatcttttttaaaaaattgcgTTTCTGGTTTAAATATTTCCTGATAAGTGATAAATCGTATATAATTAACAAGAAGTACGTAGTACGTATGTTGTTTATGAGTAAATGTGGACATATATAAGCCTTCTCCTGCTACTTAGGCTGCGAACTAATCAGtgtctttatttttgtttagtctgAGATCTTAGAGAACAATTATTCAAAATACTTTTTGTGATGATACATGTGactctaaaagaaaaaaatgatttaaattacGTCGTTAATTTTTTCCTACAGTGTAATACGAAAAACATCTctaattattcatattttattgcATAACCTCTAGAATACTAGTATTGACAAATATACGACCGGAGTCAATGCTTATCATATAACATTAGTTTGATAAATCAAACTACAAAACTTAATAACTCCGTGACTAGTTCAACGCAAGATCTCGATTTGTCTGACggattgaaatatataaatctaaagaGTAACACGGTTTGCGAATGaagtttacagaaaaaaaacacGGTTTGTTAAATTATTGGTACAGATACAGAGGCTACGACTAATAAAACTCAAGTGGACAAGTCCATAAAACAAAAATCGATTATGCAAACTACCGGTGGGTCCCTTAGTATTCGCCGTCTAGAAGCAAACCGACCAGCTCGTGACTCTCAAGTCAATGTCAACTCCAAGCTATCAAAGACACGCATGTGGCATTATTGACATCTACTTGCATTAATGTATCCTTTTCTTGCAGAAAAACAAAAGCCTTAACCATGACTGAGATCTAGAAAACTAAACCCTGGAATCTAGACTAAACCGTGTATTGAAATGAAAGTAGTCCGTGTATTTATTATGTTGTTTATTGATGAAATCATGCATTTTGAGTTCGATTTGGTATGCTCCAAATCTTGTTTTCTTTGGGCCGACGAAACGAATAGTCTTGAGATTGTTGTTTTCAAGTATTAGGATTAGTTGGACATTAAAAAAAGCCAGCTTTGACTTATGTTTAAGGTGTGCCCACTAGTGGCGGCGTCACCATCTAGAAACACCACAATTACTTTTTTGACTTATTACATGGATTTTTTAGTGAAGCGATAACTTTTTCCTCCTTTTTCTGTTTTCGGCAGTATCTTACATTCACAATTCATGGCAAAAAGAGGCTCAGCAAGCCCCGATAAGGAGTtgaattgtttgaaaatatacCGTTTTTCCTCTAGCAGCTCTGGCTAATGCCAAACCGTTTCTACCGACGTCTCTATCCAACGACGGCCCAATTTAAACTAAGGCCCCattcaaataagaaaaattgtaccctttccttttttttttctttttggttaacAAATTGTACCCTTTTCTTactaacaaaattataaatatttagaaatttttttccTCCGCTTAGAAAACTCCGTCTACTTTGTAGTTTttctaataattataatatcataataaatcagcgttaaaaaacaAAACTCCATATACTTTTTGAGTCCTAATCCattatttattttgcttgtGTCATAGGTAGGAcctatctctttttttttgtgaaactgtaTATTTTTCATTCATAACTTAAGGTTTTACATAGATCCAAGCACCATCGAACATATGATGTGTCGTCGATTTAGGGAGAGGATTGAATAGCCATTTTTGTAAAGGCTACGGGACTGCAGTCTTCAAGCATTGAAATACTCCGAGCTACACTTTGAATTTGACTAACATTTGTACTTGTCGGATCTTCTGGTTGATGTTGAATCTTGCTTGACATCAGTGGTTTAGCACCATCAACTGCACCAAAGAGATAAAACAATCCACCTATTCCCAGAACGTAAGCTTTCTTTGATGGGATTTCCATCTTCAAGTCCATAATAAAAACTGAGATATGAAGGCACGAAACCAGTAAATATATTGAGTTTAGAAGCTGTTGGGTGTGGATAACAGTGGCGAGAGAAGGGTGTTTTAAACCCGACCAAGAGGCACGAGCCACCTTAACAACGGCGTTGCGATAGATGAGCTTGACAGGGTCTGACGACGAGGAGGCTGTAGCTAAGGTCAAGCATAGGCTTCGGTCACCAACATTACCGTGTCGGAACCAAAGATATTTGCCGAAACCGTAGTTAAGCCACAGGTCAACTGAATCTGTCCAGCTGGGACGGTAAGAGAAGTAGCCGGAAAATACAGGTCTGCACAGTAATGACAGTGAAAAGGATTGGACCTGTAGGTCTTCAAACTGCAGTGAAAACGTCATGAAGGTTAGTGTAGAACACATAGAGCCTTCAAACATGAGCTTCTTCACTGGGGATAAGAATTCAGAGCCGTCGAAGCTTGTAGATCTCGGCGAGGTAGCAGTAGAGTGGAGACCACGCTGATACAGGATACCAGTGGAGGAGACTCCTCCGGAACCCCCAATAAACGTTTCAGATCCGGTAAACACAGTTCGGACAGCTAAGGCTACGAAGGTCTCTTTAgccaccggcgatatcaaatcCGGAAAAGAAGGTATGAAGAGCTTAGTTGACTTCCAACACAAACGTGATTGTTGAGACAACCGAACCTTCGACAAAGTTGAGACAGATTGGAACGACGAATCAGACAAAACAACAGAGAGAGAGCAGCGAGTTAAGAGAAGCAGAAGCTTAGAGAGGAGGAGGCGACGCCAGCGAGCCTCTGCTCCACCGGCGTCGGAAAAGCAAAACAGATCTGGTGTCTCGATTAGAGCGTCAGAGAGAGCGGCTAGGGCTTTTTTGAACAATTGGCAGGACCTATCTCTATCTCATCCAATttcacaatatatttttttctggtaTCATAACAAATGAACGTTAAGAAAAGGATCCTATCTATAGAATcgaaaaaaactgaaaaatcaaAGGAAAACTGAAATGTCCAGGCCAACACAAACCGCGGCGTACTATTAGATACGAATCTAAACCAAGACTGAACCGGAGTCGCCTACATGTGAGCTTTAACCGTGTTCACTTCCTAGGTTACATAACAGTGTCGTGGTTCATAAGTTACCCACAATGTACATACGATTTATCGAAATCTCCGTTTTTCTTTACATATGACAAGGATATATATAAGCTCATCTAGGTTCAAAAAAACTCTCGGATATGTTGTCAATCCTCCAACCCGAAGACTGAGACTGATCTTCCATAGGAGAATCCGTCGGAGACATCATCTTTCTCACCTCTAATACACTCTCTGGATTCAGAAACGGCGGTTGCGTGGGCGTAGGAATCTCCATATTCCCTCTCATCATTTTCACAACCGCAGACATCGCAGGCCGTTGTTCAAACGCTGCTTGAACGCAAAGCAACCCGATCTCAAGCAAGCGTGACGCTTCCATCTTGTTGAAATTATCCCCCAAAACTGGATCTACAACCTGAACATGGTTGCTTGTCCCGTACAGACTCCatacctaaattttttttttcaagaatcaAGAAAAGGGTTTGAGCTTAAATCACTCATGGAAAACAAAAACGTAAATAACTTTGAGAGAGTTACCGTGTGTATGATCGAACTAGCGTCTTGTGAGAAGGCATTGTTACGTTTTCTGGTTATAACTTCAATCATAAGAACTCCAAAACTGTAAACATCTGCTTTCTCAGTTAGTTTACCTCGTACCACATATTCTGGCGCCATGTAGCCTCTGTTTTTCACAAGTGAAATAACTCCAAAACTCGAAATAAAAATGgtgtaataaaaagaaaagtcacAAGAGATAAGTTTAGAGACTTTACCGTGTACCGGCTATGGCGGTGCTGATGTGAGTCTTGTCCCCAGGGAACAATCTAGCCAGTCCAAAATCAGCAATCCTTGGAGTAAAATCATGTTCCAAAAGTATATTACTCAGCTTGATGTCTCTGTGTATGATTCTCAAATTCGACTCTTCGTGTAGATAGGCCATTCCTTCTGCCGTGCCAAGTAAAATTTTGAACCTCTTCGCCCAATCCAACGGTGGAACATCTTGTcttactaaacaaaaaaaaaagcagtaCTAACAGATCAAATATGATACCATTAAGATATGGTAACCGCACAAAGGTTTAAGATGAGAAATACTAACCGAAAAGATAGTCATGTAGGCTTTTATTCGCAATGTATTCATAAACCAGAAGGCTCTCGGGTCCGGTTATGCTACACCCCAAGAGCTTGACAAGGTTCTTGTGGTCGATTTGGCTTATTAAATTGACTTCGTTGAAGAAATGATCAACCCATTGCTTTGTGTGGAAGAATAGTCTCTTCACCGCAATAGTCTTGCCGTTACGAAGAACTCCCTGTTGCACAAAAAAGGGCAAAGACTTAAAGAAACTCTAAAGAAAcagataataaaaacacaacCGACCTTAAATACAGAACCAGATCCTCCTTGTCCTAGCTTATTTTTGTCGCTGAAGTAATCGGTGGCCTTCTCGAGATTCTCATAGGAGAAACAAAGATTAGATTTGTTGGCGAGCATAAGCAGTGACCCTAGCTGTTTATTCTCTACATTATATAcatagaaaaaacaaatttaatcaAGATCAAGTATTAAACTTTACTATAACCACTCATACTCCAATGAGTAATCTCTAAATACTTCAAGGTCTAACTGATTTAACAAAGAACTCAATATGCAAAACATTCAGAAGTCGCAAACCTCTTTGCTTCTTGGCCCGTGTCTTTCTGTACAAGAAACAAACAGCACAGACCAACAGAACAAAAGCCACCACCGAACATGTCACCGTCAAAATCACTACCAAATGGTTATGACCTAATCAACAAACAGAAGGAAAGACTTAAATAAATCCACCTTGTTAGTGAAACCTGAAACGTTTTTAAATCAGTGCAACCACTTTGTGTCTAACATTCCATAAATgttgcaatatatatatatatatatagatactaatgtttttcttttgctaactatatagtatatatactGATGTTAGTCAAGCTTTATCTACTTACCACCACTTCCGTCTGATGTTGAATAATTGCCAGAGTTATTGTAAAACTTTTGAGTAGAAAACCGCATGTAACAGCCAGCGTTTAGAGCTCGACCTTCTTCTTTACCCAAACAAGAATCAATTTGCTCTGAAGCATTAGTCAAACACTCAGCACAACCACCGCGAGTAAGAGGCTCCCAACACTGAGCCAAACCGTGAGCCGTCACGTTATGTCTATCCACAAATCCAGCGTAGAAACCACCGTGCCTCACCGCCTCCACGCTCATAAATTTCACCAACTCCTCAGCGTTATCCCGGAATAATGTCCGGTTTACTCCGGTTATCTCCTTATCAGAACAATTAGTCAGGTCTTGCGAGCTTAACGTCTCGTTGAAAAAGTTGTACTCGTCGTACCTAATCAAGTACAATATTCCATCAGTTTGATAAATATGCATGttttagaaagaaagaaaaaaaatagttttctattttatacatttttatcaagtaataatatgattagttataaactttaaaattaattacattttataGAATTCTTTTTAGTTTAGAATTAGGAGAAatagataataataaattatatgcatctataaataaaatttaatttttttaatatgtatgaaaattttaaaacatacatCATTTTGAAACAAACAGAGTATCATATAATCAAATACTCAAAATTTCAGATTTTCGTACTGAGATGATAATGATACCTGACGTAGCAACCATCGGAGAAGACTCGACCACCACGAGTGATTTGTTGAAAGGGCAAGCAACGTGGTACTTTAGCTTTGATCTGAGCAAAACACAAGTCGCAATCTTTCTTGTCAAGATCTTTCATACACTCTCCGTATGCATAGACAGTTAAATTCCCTGTGCCGTTGACTACTTGTCCGTAGCCTTTAGCTTCAAGTAGTGGAGAGACGGCGTCCATTGCGGCAAGGAAGTTGGTGACGACGAGACTTCTTTGCTGCGGGGTCATTGTTCTGTTGTTGCACATCTGAGCCACCGTCTCTCCTCTAGGATCAGAGATTACAGGGTTTAAGAACAAACCGacaaggaggagaagaaggtgTAAGGAAAAGACAGAGAGACTGGTAATGAAAGACATCTTGACTTTAGTGTTTAACCTTGTGGGATTGAGCAAGATAACATTTGTTTTGGAGTTTTTGAtattttcctctgtttttttcttttgttaattgtTTCTCTTCAACTATTATGGCAAGATCTTCAACtataattgtttttcaaaaatattttactctGTATAGTCGTCATCTTGGTTTTAGTCGCCATATGCGTTATTGCAAGGGTCGTCTCAAAGCCAAAGAAACTTCAAACATTCTCTGTCTTTTGCCACCTCTAtccatcatctttttttttttgactaaccATCGACGTCCTTTTTCAACCATCGATTTATATAATTTGCCAATGTGACGAATAGTCTCGAGGTTGTTGTTTTCAACTTATTAGGATTATTTTGCCatcttttggaaaaaaaaatctttgactTGTTTAAGGTGTGCCCACTAGTGGCACCATCACCatcttaaaacaccatatatatattttttggtgaAATGATGATATttgcttattttatttttctttgttttcctcAGTGTCTCACGTTTACAATACATGGGAGACGAGCAGGCCCGGCCTAGAGCAGAGGCAAAGGAAGCGATGGCTTAGGGTCCacaattatttttggttttttcagctgagatttttttagaaaatatatatttctagtttttaaATTGGGAAAATcgtatttttttagaaaatatatatttttagtttttaaattggTAAGTATTCTCCacgcactttaaaccttgaaagTGATATTTTTAGCATAACAAACCTCCAAACCAAATAAGTGACCGGTACTGTTCATTTTGTGATGAggtgtcagtttttttttgttttcaataataaaaaataataaaatacatgaaaattggaaaaaattcaaatagttGGAAGTtcacaaaaatctaaaatttcaaaaatataaaattaaaatttcaaaaatataaaattgaaatttcatattaaaaatatataaaaaaataatttcttttaaatatgttaattttgcataaaatatatattttttaattttctatatgtTAGGTTTTGGTGTGAGTGAAGCTTTTTAGATAAGTGACATTCATTTTAGTCTAAAGTTTGAcagtaatttatttaattttaaagttatttactgtttttaagaattttactaataaattaatttcttttaaaacaaacttaaatttactatttttataaataatactaataGATATCTTAACAACTTtgtaaaatttacataaaataataataattattttttattttatatatttttaaaatgtatgtcTTTTATCTAAGAAGCTCCACTCACACCAAAAcctaatatatagaaaaatatattttatgtaaaattaacatatttttcaaaaaaaattgttttatttttaatttttaattttgaaatttaatttttcgattttttgaaattttggatttttttttattttcaaatttttttgtgattttttttattttttcgattttttttatttatttcattattattaattaaaaaaactgacATCTTATCACCTTCAAATGAACAGTACTAGTCACCTAGTTATCTTGAAGAACAAGTAACTTCGTTGGAGGTTTGTTATGTTAAAAATGACActttcaaggtttaaagtgctagtgaaaaaatttagtgtttaaaaTGCTAAAATGTGACGCTCTGAAGGTTTAAAATGCGATTTTCACAAAAGGGgcatatttattaaaatttaagtaGGGCTACTATATTTGTTGGACCAGAATAGTCTTAAGAAGACATGATCCCAGGCAGATACTTGACATGTTCTTCCTCTTCCAGGCTTTCCGTCCATGAGCGCCCCGTGAATCGAGGATCAGACGAAATTTAGCAAACGCAATAGATTGTGGCAAAATAAAACAAACGCAATAgattatggaaaaaaaaaacaaacgcaATAGAGAGAGATTTGTTTGAAAAGTTATAACAAACTACACTTTGCAATTTTttgagaagattttttttttctagcagCTTTGGCTTAAGTCAAGGGTGAATTTATAGAGGCAAATAACATTATACTATTATAAATGAATACATTGGAGCGAGCAAGAGATGGTCTTGGTATTCTTTTTCAACTTTGTGCATCATTGAAACCAATAGATAGCCTGTGAAATCAACAACTCAGCTTGGTGAAGTTTATGGTTTTATATTGTGATGTCGCATATGAAAGATTCcacaatatatatagatatatataaggtGAATTTCCAAATTTATACACATAATCCCTTTCTGCTAAAGCCCACTTATGAAACAGACTGGCTCGATGCATCGATATATGTGGTTTTATCTCCCAAAAGGCCGAAACTAATTTTAACATTTCTGATAGTAGGTTTATCAATTAAGAAAAAAGCccaattttgtatattaattcTTATTGTCAACAGTCTCTCTTAGAAATTAAAGTCAAGACGGAAAAGGCCAAATAAATATGGATAGGCAATCAAACAAACGGCTTTTCGTGTAAATACAATTCTATCTCTGGTTTAAGGTTGTTATCACAAACCATAATTTTAGGTGATGATGTTATTGTTTCAGAAAAAATGAGTATAATAAATCAAGTAGTGGTGGCCTATTAGTAAAATATTTGGGCATGGTATAATTCATATGTCCTGAGTTCGATTCTTGCTGGAAAAAAAGTTACTACTATTTAAACGGTTTGAGTTTAGACTTTGGCATATGCAGTTTATATGGTAATCCAGTAACATACGATTTAGCTATATCTCATGATATtagttggaaaatattttaaattcggATAAAACAATATGATATCTAGTCCACTCTTTAACACTACTTAAGTTGTTTCCAAAGATGATCTAATAGCCGACATTAAAGAAAAACTGGAGCAGAGTAGTTGGATGGGTCGGAAGTGTAGAGCTTAAGTATATATGAGGGTGTTTTCGTATATTTGTAATCTCTAGATACCTAATGTACATTGTATAAATACTGTCTTACGACATCTAATAACATTCATTCAGCCAACACttctatatggtatcagagctgtgATACCTAgggatcttcttttttttttcttttcacagCCGTCAAAAcctaagagaaagaaaaaaaaaaattcaaacctttTTCtactgttcatcttcttcctcacgaTGGCGCATTCTCCAGCATCCTCTCACGAAACTGTGATTGTGTCTGATTCTCAGAAGCTTTTCAATGTGAACATGACTAATGTCACCAAGCTCACGGCATCCAACTTTCTCATGTGGAGCCGTCAAGTACACGCGTTGCTCGATGGGTACGATCTCGCCGGCTTCATTGACGGCTCATCTGTGCAACCACCTCCGACGGTGCCATTACCACCAACCAGGAGTATACTCTATGGAAAAGACAGGATAAGTTGATCTACAGTGCAATCCCTGGAGCGATTACAGTCACCATCCAGCCGATCCTCTCGACGGCAACGACATCAGCGCAGATATGGGAAACCTTGTCTGCAACGTATGCTAAACCCAGTCGTGCCCACGTCCAACAACTTCGTCAACAAGTTAAGTCTTGGACAAAAGGAACTATGTCCATCGATGCCTATATGCAAGGCTTCACCACACGCTTTGACCAGCTCGCCTTACTTGGCAAACCATTTGATATCGAGGATCAGATCGAGTTCGTACTCGATGGCCTCCCAGACGATTACAAGCATATCGTCGATCAGGTTGTAAGCAGGGAAATGCCTCCCTCTCTGACTGAAATCCACGAGAAGTTGCTCAACCATAAAGTCAAACTTCAGGCTAAGAATTCTCTTGCTCCATCGGCTCCACCTGTCACTGCCAATGCTGCTCAGTTCCGTAACAGCTCTAGCAACAACAATCGCAACAACTATCAGTACCAGAATCGGAGCAATAACAGAGGAGCTCAGACATGGCAACAGCAGCAGAACTTCACGCCACGCCCTGACTCGGTGCCTCGCGGTTATCAGGGTCGCGGGTATCAGGGTCGTTGTCAGCTCTGCGGTGCGCATGGACATAGCGCAAGAAGATGCAGTCAACTTCAAGGCTCCTCGTATGGGCAAGCTCAGCCTCGTCCCAACACTCCATCGCCTACATCCTGGCAGCCGAGAGCAAACATGGCAGTGGCGCAGTCGTACAATCCCGACAATTGGATTCTTGATAGTGGTGCGACCCATCATCTCACAACTGACCTGAACAATCTCTCACTTCACCAGCCTTACACTGGAGGTGAAGAAGTCACCATAGCCGATGGCTCGACGATTCCCATCTCGCATACTGGTTTCACTTCCCTTACCTCTCCTACTCGATCTTTTAACTTAAATAATGTTCTCTATGTTCCCAATTTACAGAAAAACCTTATCTCCGTATACCGTTTGTGCAACGCTAATAATGTGTCCGTTGAATTTTTTCCTGCCCActttcaggtgaaggatctcagcTCGGGGGTCCGGTTGCTCCAAGGCAAAACTAAAGATGAGTTGTACGAGTGGCCAGTTACCTCCAGCAATACCATCACCCTCTTCGCCTCACCTACACCAAAAACCTCTTTCACCTATTGGCACTCTCGTTTGGGACACCCATCTAGCTCTGTTTTGCAATCTGTTGTTTCGCAATTTTCTTTAC is drawn from Raphanus sativus cultivar WK10039 unplaced genomic scaffold, ASM80110v3 Scaffold2058, whole genome shotgun sequence and contains these coding sequences:
- the LOC108835675 gene encoding cysteine-rich receptor-like protein kinase 3 — encoded protein: MSFITSLSVFSLHLLLLLVGLFLNPVISDPRGETVAQMCNNRTMTPQQRSLVVTNFLAAMDAVSPLLEAKGYGQVVNGTGNLTVYAYGECMKDLDKKDCDLCFAQIKAKVPRCLPFQQITRGGRVFSDGCYVRYDEYNFFNETLSSQDLTNCSDKEITGVNRTLFRDNAEELVKFMSVEAVRHGGFYAGFVDRHNVTAHGLAQCWEPLTRGGCAECLTNASEQIDSCLGKEEGRALNAGCYMRFSTQKFYNNSGNYSTSDGSGGHNHLVVILTVTCSVVAFVLLVCAVCFLYRKTRAKKQRENKQLGSLLMLANKSNLCFSYENLEKATDYFSDKNKLGQGGSGSVFKGVLRNGKTIAVKRLFFHTKQWVDHFFNEVNLISQIDHKNLVKLLGCSITGPESLLVYEYIANKSLHDYLFVRQDVPPLDWAKRFKILLGTAEGMAYLHEESNLRIIHRDIKLSNILLEHDFTPRIADFGLARLFPGDKTHISTAIAGTRGYMAPEYVVRGKLTEKADVYSFGVLMIEVITRKRNNAFSQDASSIIHTVWSLYGTSNHVQVVDPVLGDNFNKMEASRLLEIGLLCVQAAFEQRPAMSAVVKMMRGNMEIPTPTQPPFLNPESVLEVRKMMSPTDSPMEDQSQSSGWRIDNISESFFEPR